A region of Streptomyces cinnamoneus DNA encodes the following proteins:
- a CDS encoding ABC transporter ATP-binding protein, producing MTIPEQQAAPEGAAPLLTVEGLVKHFPITKGLLRRQVGAVQAVDGLTFDVRAGETLGVVGESGCGKSTMGRLITRLLEPTAGKVEFEGKDITHLGVAGMRPLRRDVQMIFQDPYSSLNPRHTVGTIVGAPFRLQGITPEGGVKKEVQRLLGLVGLSPEHFNRYPHEFSGGQRQRIGIARALALKPKLVVADEPVSALDVSIQAQVVNLLDDLQQEMGLTYVIIAHDLSVIRHVSDRIAVMYLGKLVELTDRTSLYTTPMHPYTKALLSAVPVPDPRRRARPGAAPGGGGRILLKGDVPSPISPPAGCRFHTRCWKATDVCKQQEPPLLALRTGHQVACHHPENAPAPAARGAAT from the coding sequence ATGACGATCCCCGAGCAGCAGGCGGCACCCGAGGGGGCGGCGCCCCTCCTCACGGTCGAGGGCCTGGTCAAGCACTTCCCGATCACCAAGGGGCTGCTGCGCCGCCAGGTGGGCGCCGTCCAGGCCGTCGACGGCCTCACCTTCGACGTGCGCGCCGGGGAGACCCTGGGCGTGGTGGGGGAGTCCGGCTGCGGCAAGTCCACCATGGGCCGGCTGATCACCCGGCTGCTCGAACCCACCGCCGGGAAGGTGGAGTTCGAGGGCAAGGACATCACCCACCTCGGCGTGGCCGGCATGCGGCCCCTGCGCCGCGACGTACAGATGATCTTCCAGGACCCGTACTCCTCGCTGAACCCCCGGCACACCGTCGGCACGATCGTCGGCGCGCCCTTCCGGCTCCAGGGCATCACCCCCGAGGGCGGGGTGAAGAAGGAGGTCCAGCGGCTGCTGGGGCTGGTGGGCCTGAGCCCCGAGCACTTCAACCGCTATCCGCACGAATTCTCCGGCGGTCAGCGCCAGCGCATCGGCATCGCCCGGGCCCTCGCCCTCAAGCCGAAGCTGGTGGTCGCCGACGAGCCGGTGTCCGCGCTGGACGTGTCGATCCAGGCCCAGGTGGTCAACCTGCTGGACGACCTCCAGCAGGAGATGGGCCTGACCTACGTCATCATCGCCCACGACCTGTCCGTCATCCGGCACGTCTCGGACCGGATCGCGGTCATGTACCTCGGCAAGCTGGTGGAGCTGACGGACCGCACGTCCCTCTACACCACGCCCATGCACCCCTACACCAAGGCGCTGCTCTCGGCCGTGCCCGTGCCCGACCCCAGGCGGCGCGCGAGGCCGGGGGCCGCTCCCGGCGGCGGAGGGAGGATCCTGCTCAAGGGCGACGTGCCCTCACCGATCTCCCCGCCGGCCGGATGCCGCTTCCACACGCGGTGCTGGAAGGCCACCGATGTGTGCAAGCAGCAGGAGCCGCCGCTGCTGGCGCTGCGGACCGGCCATCAGGTGGCCTGCCACCACCCGGAGAACGCCCCCGCACCCGCGGCGCGAGGTGCGGCCACCTGA
- a CDS encoding M1 family metallopeptidase, protein MAFPRSIRKHGTRDGRARRSGAIRTPLPRRISVRLLALLTAAASTWVMSPAPAPSLAALPEAGLPGVGDSYFPGLGNGGFDVRHYDLDVRYAPDSGRLDGRTTITARATRPLSSFDLDLQRLDVASVEVNGIPAGFRRDGDELRVHPVIPLPKGRTFTTTVTYGGVPEPLGGPVVFGSRYGWMKTKDGAFVACEPNAASTWFPSSDHPSDKATFDIRIRAPKGLTAISNGRLLATSAHGATTVTHWRENKPMAPYLATATIGKFDVKRGTTPGGTPLYVATDPTLAAGKLDMYALTAEATDHWSRVFGPYPFEETGAIIDDVPQADFSLEAQTKPLFSAVRDESTVVHELAHQWFGDSVSVERWKDIWLNEGFATYAEWLWDEHKGRKSAHQSFLEAYDLHHADDPFWKVVVADPQRETMLSRAVYYRGAMTLQMLRERIGDRAFFRLLPRWTKLHRHGNARTAQFTALAEAVSHKDLGDLFTTWLHTPGKPALPGR, encoded by the coding sequence ATGGCATTCCCCCGTTCGATACGGAAGCACGGGACCCGCGACGGCCGGGCGCGACGGAGCGGGGCGATACGCACCCCGCTCCCGCGGCGGATATCCGTCCGGCTCCTCGCCCTCCTCACGGCGGCCGCCTCCACCTGGGTGATGTCCCCCGCGCCCGCCCCCTCCCTCGCCGCCCTCCCCGAGGCCGGCCTGCCGGGCGTCGGCGACTCCTACTTCCCCGGCCTCGGCAACGGCGGCTTCGACGTCCGCCACTACGACCTCGACGTCCGCTACGCCCCCGACAGCGGCCGGCTCGACGGACGCACCACCATCACCGCGCGGGCCACCCGCCCGCTCTCCTCCTTCGACCTCGACCTCCAGCGCCTGGACGTCGCCTCGGTCGAGGTGAACGGCATACCGGCGGGCTTCCGCCGCGACGGCGACGAACTGCGCGTGCACCCCGTCATCCCGCTGCCGAAGGGCCGCACCTTCACCACGACCGTGACCTACGGCGGCGTGCCCGAGCCGCTCGGCGGCCCCGTCGTCTTCGGCTCCCGGTACGGCTGGATGAAGACCAAGGACGGCGCCTTCGTGGCGTGCGAGCCGAACGCGGCCTCCACCTGGTTCCCCTCCAGCGACCACCCCTCCGACAAGGCCACCTTCGACATCCGCATCAGGGCTCCCAAGGGCCTCACCGCCATCTCCAACGGCCGGCTGCTCGCCACCTCCGCCCACGGCGCCACCACCGTCACCCACTGGCGGGAGAACAAGCCCATGGCCCCCTACCTGGCCACCGCGACCATCGGGAAGTTCGACGTCAAAAGGGGCACCACCCCCGGCGGCACCCCCCTCTACGTGGCCACCGACCCCACGCTGGCCGCCGGCAAGCTCGACATGTACGCGCTGACCGCCGAGGCCACCGACCACTGGTCGCGGGTCTTCGGCCCGTACCCCTTCGAGGAGACCGGCGCGATCATCGACGACGTGCCCCAGGCGGACTTCTCGCTGGAGGCCCAGACCAAGCCCCTCTTCTCGGCCGTGCGGGACGAGTCGACCGTCGTCCACGAGCTGGCCCACCAGTGGTTCGGCGACTCCGTGTCGGTCGAGCGGTGGAAGGACATCTGGCTCAACGAGGGCTTCGCCACCTACGCCGAATGGCTGTGGGACGAGCACAAGGGCCGCAAGAGCGCCCACCAGTCCTTCCTGGAGGCCTACGACCTGCATCACGCCGACGACCCCTTCTGGAAGGTCGTCGTCGCCGACCCGCAGCGGGAGACCATGCTCTCCCGGGCCGTCTACTACCGGGGCGCCATGACCCTCCAGATGCTGCGCGAGCGGATCGGCGACCGGGCGTTCTTCCGGCTGCTGCCCCGGTGGACGAAGCTCCACCGGCACGGCAACGCCCGCACCGCCCAGTTCACCGCCCTCGCCGAGGCCGTGTCCCACAAGGACCTCGGGGACCTCTTCACGACCTGGCTCCACACCCCCGGCAAGCCCGCGCTGCCCGGGCGCTGA
- a CDS encoding trimeric intracellular cation channel family protein — protein MLTDLFSPTVQHSLDIAGIFVFAISGALLAVRKNFDVFGMAVLAEVTALGGGLFRDLIIGAVPPAAFTDLGYFVTPLVATAIVFFLHPEVERITKAVGVFDAAGLGLFCVAGTVKAYGHGLGLTFAATLGLATAVGGGVLRDILAHEVPSLLRWDRDLYAVPAMVGATMAALLIRYDSLNITTSMLSAATAFVLRLLAMRYNWRAPRAWHRRSAASEEA, from the coding sequence GTGCTCACCGATCTGTTCAGCCCCACCGTCCAGCACTCGCTGGACATCGCAGGGATCTTCGTCTTCGCGATCTCCGGTGCCCTGCTCGCCGTCCGCAAGAACTTCGACGTCTTCGGCATGGCGGTGCTCGCGGAGGTCACGGCACTGGGCGGCGGCCTGTTCCGGGACCTGATCATCGGGGCCGTGCCGCCCGCGGCCTTCACCGACCTCGGCTACTTCGTCACGCCGCTGGTCGCGACCGCGATCGTCTTCTTCCTCCACCCCGAGGTCGAGCGCATCACCAAGGCCGTCGGCGTCTTCGACGCCGCCGGCCTCGGCCTCTTCTGCGTCGCCGGCACCGTCAAGGCCTACGGACACGGGCTCGGCCTCACCTTCGCCGCCACCCTCGGCCTCGCCACGGCGGTCGGCGGCGGCGTGCTGCGCGACATACTCGCCCACGAGGTGCCCTCGCTGCTGCGCTGGGACCGGGACCTCTACGCGGTCCCGGCCATGGTCGGCGCCACCATGGCCGCGCTGCTCATCCGCTACGACTCGCTCAACATCACCACCAGCATGCTGTCCGCGGCGACCGCGTTCGTCCTGCGGCTGCTGGCCATGCGCTACAACTGGCGCGCCCCGCGCGCCTGGCACCGGCGCAGCGCGGCCAGCGAAGAGGCCTGA
- a CDS encoding TIGR03086 family metal-binding protein: MDAKTTRPLDAASDPRPLYARAADQVAALVAAVPAGGLDAPTPCEGFDVRALLAHLVSGVRAGAALGETGRDTDLAPVTGVPDDGWAKAYDEARARLVAAWADDAKLDVPVVVPWGTMPGRAFLASGGVLETVAHTWDLSRALGDPLPLDQDLAEYALEWAHRALPAERRGEGVPFEPVRQAPEGADAYTRLAAWLGREV; this comes from the coding sequence ATGGACGCGAAGACGACCCGCCCGCTGGACGCCGCGAGCGACCCGCGCCCCCTGTACGCCCGCGCCGCCGACCAGGTGGCCGCGCTCGTCGCGGCCGTTCCCGCCGGCGGCCTGGACGCCCCGACCCCGTGCGAGGGCTTCGACGTGCGCGCCCTGCTCGCGCACCTCGTCAGCGGTGTCCGGGCCGGTGCCGCGCTCGGCGAGACGGGGCGGGACACGGATCTGGCCCCGGTCACGGGCGTGCCGGACGACGGCTGGGCGAAGGCCTACGACGAGGCCCGCGCCCGGCTGGTGGCCGCCTGGGCGGACGACGCGAAGCTGGACGTGCCGGTGGTCGTGCCGTGGGGCACGATGCCGGGCCGGGCCTTCCTCGCGTCGGGGGGCGTGCTGGAGACGGTCGCGCACACCTGGGACCTGTCCCGGGCCCTCGGCGACCCGCTCCCGCTGGACCAGGACCTGGCGGAGTACGCGCTGGAGTGGGCGCACCGGGCGCTGCCCGCGGAGCGGCGTGGCGAGGGGGTGCCGTTCGAGCCGGTCCGGCAGGCGCCCGAGGGTGCGGACGCGTACACGCGGCTGGCCGCGTGGCTGGGCCGCGAGGTCTGA
- a CDS encoding helix-turn-helix transcriptional regulator yields the protein MKSDRLLSILLLLQTRDRVPAADLAKRLEVSVRTVYRDVEALSAAGVPVYAERGRHGGIRLLPGFRTDVTGLTADEARALFVLAAQGTHSALGLDGAFGSALRKVMAALPAAHRPAAEATSRRILVDPVRWMGGPAPAAGLGELHTAVFTDRRLRLRYRHGGTTEPRAYTVDPYGLVAKAGVWYLVADRSGRPRLFRADRVAAAELTDEPVRRRPGVELADVWDELRREVEERPADVRVTARVRRSRLDLFVRLHGSQLTGPPSAGDPAVVELAVPEIRSARPLLAFGADVEVVCPQEVREDLAQVAAAIVERYATEGAGGPPA from the coding sequence GTGAAGTCCGACCGCCTGCTGTCGATACTGCTGCTGCTCCAGACCCGGGACCGGGTGCCCGCCGCCGACCTGGCCAAGCGCCTCGAAGTGTCCGTGCGCACCGTCTACCGCGACGTCGAAGCGCTCTCCGCCGCCGGCGTGCCCGTCTACGCCGAGCGCGGCCGCCACGGCGGCATCCGGCTGCTGCCCGGCTTCCGTACGGACGTCACCGGGCTCACCGCGGACGAGGCCCGTGCCCTCTTCGTGCTCGCCGCCCAGGGCACGCACTCCGCCCTCGGCCTGGACGGCGCCTTCGGCTCCGCGCTGCGCAAGGTGATGGCCGCCCTGCCCGCCGCCCACCGGCCCGCCGCCGAGGCGACCAGCCGCCGCATCCTCGTCGACCCGGTCCGCTGGATGGGCGGCCCCGCCCCCGCGGCCGGCCTCGGCGAGTTGCACACCGCCGTCTTCACCGACCGCCGGCTGCGGCTGCGCTACCGCCACGGCGGGACGACGGAACCCCGCGCGTACACCGTCGACCCCTACGGCCTCGTGGCCAAGGCGGGCGTCTGGTACCTGGTCGCCGACCGCAGCGGCCGGCCGCGGCTCTTCCGCGCCGACCGGGTGGCCGCCGCGGAGCTCACCGACGAGCCGGTGCGCCGCCGGCCGGGCGTGGAACTCGCGGACGTGTGGGACGAGCTGCGCCGGGAGGTCGAGGAGCGGCCGGCGGACGTGCGGGTCACCGCCCGGGTGCGGCGCTCGCGCCTCGACCTGTTCGTCCGCCTCCACGGCTCCCAGCTCACCGGACCGCCCTCCGCCGGAGATCCGGCCGTCGTGGAGCTCGCGGTGCCCGAGATCCGCTCGGCCCGGCCGCTGCTGGCCTTCGGGGCGGACGTGGAGGTGGTCTGTCCCCAGGAGGTCCGCGAGGACCTGGCGCAGGTGGCGGCGGCGATCGTCGAGCGGTACGCGACGGAGGGGGCGGGCGGGCCGCCGGCCTGA